One window of the Streptomyces asoensis genome contains the following:
- a CDS encoding ribonuclease Z — translation MSVRELVVLGTASQVPTRHRNHNGYLLRWDGEGVLFDPGEGTQRQMLRAGVAAHDLNRICVTHFHGDHSLGLAGVIQRINLDKVPHPVTAHYPRSGQRFFERLRYSTAYRETVGITEAPVDADGVLATGASYRLEAARLSHPVESYGYRLVEPDGRRMLPERLAAHGIKGPDVGRIQREGSIGGVSLDDVSEVRSGQRFAFVMDTRLCEGVHALADGADLLVIESTFLDEDEQLAVDHGHLTAGQAARVARDAGVRHLVLTHFSQRYSEPEEFERQARAAGFEGELTVAHDLLRVPVPKRR, via the coding sequence GTGTCCGTACGTGAACTGGTGGTCCTCGGCACCGCCAGCCAGGTCCCGACCCGGCATCGCAACCACAACGGCTACCTGCTGCGCTGGGACGGCGAGGGCGTCCTCTTCGACCCGGGCGAGGGCACCCAGCGCCAGATGCTGCGTGCCGGGGTCGCCGCGCACGACCTCAACCGGATCTGCGTCACGCACTTCCACGGCGACCACTCGCTCGGTCTCGCCGGTGTCATCCAGCGCATCAACCTGGACAAGGTCCCGCACCCGGTCACCGCGCACTACCCGCGCTCCGGGCAGCGCTTCTTCGAGCGGCTGCGCTACTCCACCGCCTACCGCGAGACCGTCGGCATCACCGAGGCCCCGGTGGACGCGGACGGGGTCCTGGCCACCGGCGCGTCCTACCGTCTCGAAGCCGCCAGGCTCTCCCACCCCGTCGAGTCCTACGGCTACCGGCTCGTCGAGCCCGACGGCCGCCGCATGCTGCCCGAGCGGCTGGCCGCGCACGGCATCAAGGGTCCGGACGTCGGCCGGATCCAGCGGGAGGGTTCGATCGGCGGGGTGTCGCTGGACGACGTCAGCGAGGTGCGGAGCGGGCAGCGGTTCGCGTTCGTCATGGACACCCGGCTGTGCGAGGGAGTGCACGCGCTCGCCGACGGCGCCGACCTGCTCGTCATCGAGTCGACCTTCCTCGACGAGGACGAGCAACTCGCCGTCGACCACGGCCATCTGACCGCCGGTCAGGCTGCCCGGGTGGCCCGTGACGCCGGGGTGCGGCATCTCGTCCTCACCCACTTCAGCCAGCGCTACTCGGAGCCGGAGGAATTCGAGCGGCAGGCGCGGGCGGCCGGGTTCGAGGGCGAGCTGACCGTGGCGCACGACCTGCTGCGAGTGCCGGTTCCGAAACGGCGGTAA
- a CDS encoding histidine triad nucleotide-binding protein → MAGEPQDDCLFCKIVAGNIPATIVRETETTIAFRDINPQAPTHVLVIPKAHYRDAAALAAGAPELAADVLRETQAVADEDKLESYRVVFNTGAGAGQTVWHAHAHVVGGRGLHWPPG, encoded by the coding sequence ATGGCAGGGGAACCGCAGGACGACTGTCTGTTCTGCAAGATCGTCGCGGGGAACATCCCGGCGACGATCGTGCGGGAGACCGAGACGACCATCGCCTTCCGGGACATCAACCCGCAGGCGCCCACCCACGTCCTGGTGATCCCGAAGGCGCACTACCGGGACGCCGCCGCCCTGGCCGCCGGCGCGCCGGAGCTCGCCGCCGACGTGCTGCGCGAGACGCAGGCGGTCGCGGACGAGGACAAGCTGGAGAGCTACCGGGTCGTCTTCAACACCGGCGCCGGCGCCGGCCAGACCGTCTGGCACGCCCACGCGCATGTCGTCGGCGGCCGCGGCCTGCACTGGCCTCCCGGATAG
- a CDS encoding S41 family peptidase, protein MTQSATPAAYLRYPHLHGESVAFAAEDDVWLAPLDGGRAWRVSADNVPVTLPRISPDGTTVAWTSTRDGAPEVHIAPVDGGPSTRLTYWGSRQTRVRGWTPDGRVLAVSTYDQATLRRSWARAVPVDGGPATTLPYGPVGTVAHGPHTVVLSAPMGREAAHWKRYRGGTAGKLWIDREGDGEFVRLHEELDGNIEYPVWAGERLAFLSDHEGTGALYSSLADGSDLRRHTPLDGFYARHAAGDGTRVVYMSAGELWLLDDLDGAEPRRLDVRLGGQRTDRRPYPVAASRWLGAAAPDHTARGSAVEVRGAVHWVTHRSGPARALAAEPGVRARLPRTFRTEGEEWVVWVTDAEGEDALEFAPATGTAPGATPRRLAAGRLGRVLELAMAPDGSRAAVAAHDGRLLLVERETGEVREVDSSPDGEVSDLVFSPDSAWLAWSHPGPRPLSQLKLANVTDLSVTEATPLRFRDYAPAFTLDGKHLAFLSTRAFDPVYDEHVFDLSFVAGARPHLITLAATTPSPFGPQRHGRPFEAPDKDETPDSEGTPTTRIDLEGLADRIVPFPVEAGRYSGLAAAKDGVLWLRHPVRGVLGASRATPDDPDPHTELERYDLAQQRIEHLAADADGFEVSGDGKRLLLWTDGKLKVVPSDRRASGDEDSDSNITVDLGRVRRSVDPAAEWRQMYDETGRIMRDNFWRPDLGGVDWDGVLDRYRPVLERLATHDDLVDLLWEVHGELGTSHAYVMPRGGHGGGARQGLLGADISRHEDGSWRIDRVLPSETSDPDARSPLAAPGVAVRAGDAVVAVGGQPVDPVTGPGPLLVGTAGKVVELTISPSGGGEPRHAVVVPVADEEALRYHAWVADRRAYVHEASGGRLGYLHVPDMQAPGWAQIHRDLRIEVAREGLIVDVRENRGGHTSQLVVEKLARRIVGWDLPRGMRASSYPEDAPRGPVVAVANEFSGSDGDIVNAAIKALGIGPVVGTRTWGGTIGIDSRYRLVDGTLVTQPKYAFWLEGYEWGVENHGVDPDVEVVCAPQDYAAGRDVQLDEAVSLALAALEETPAKAPPLLPGS, encoded by the coding sequence GTGACCCAGTCCGCGACGCCTGCCGCATACCTCCGATACCCCCATCTGCACGGCGAGTCGGTGGCCTTCGCCGCCGAGGACGACGTGTGGCTGGCCCCCCTCGACGGCGGCCGCGCCTGGCGGGTCAGCGCCGACAACGTGCCGGTCACCCTGCCGCGCATCTCCCCCGACGGCACCACCGTGGCCTGGACCTCCACCCGCGACGGCGCCCCCGAGGTGCACATCGCCCCCGTCGACGGCGGCCCGTCGACCCGGCTGACGTACTGGGGGAGCCGGCAGACCCGGGTGCGGGGCTGGACCCCCGACGGCCGGGTCCTCGCCGTCAGCACCTACGACCAGGCGACCCTGCGCCGCAGCTGGGCCCGCGCGGTCCCGGTCGACGGCGGACCGGCGACGACCCTGCCGTACGGGCCGGTCGGCACGGTCGCGCACGGCCCGCACACCGTGGTGCTGTCCGCGCCGATGGGGCGCGAGGCCGCCCACTGGAAGCGCTACCGGGGCGGTACGGCCGGCAAGCTGTGGATCGACCGGGAGGGCGACGGGGAGTTCGTCCGGCTGCACGAGGAGCTGGACGGCAACATCGAGTACCCCGTCTGGGCGGGCGAGCGCCTCGCCTTCCTGTCGGATCACGAGGGCACGGGGGCTCTGTACTCGTCCCTCGCTGACGGGTCCGACCTGCGGCGGCACACCCCGCTCGACGGTTTCTACGCCCGGCATGCCGCCGGTGACGGCACTCGGGTCGTGTACATGTCGGCGGGTGAGCTGTGGCTCCTCGACGACCTCGATGGCGCCGAACCGCGCCGGCTCGACGTCCGCCTCGGCGGGCAGCGCACCGACCGCCGCCCGTATCCCGTGGCCGCCTCCCGGTGGCTGGGCGCGGCCGCGCCCGACCACACCGCGCGGGGCAGCGCCGTGGAGGTGCGCGGCGCCGTCCACTGGGTGACCCACCGTTCCGGACCCGCCCGCGCGCTCGCCGCCGAACCCGGCGTCCGGGCCCGGCTGCCGCGCACCTTCCGCACGGAGGGCGAGGAGTGGGTCGTGTGGGTGACGGACGCCGAGGGCGAGGACGCGCTGGAGTTCGCCCCGGCCACCGGGACGGCCCCCGGCGCCACTCCGCGCCGGCTCGCCGCCGGACGGCTCGGGCGGGTCCTGGAGCTCGCCATGGCGCCCGACGGCAGCCGGGCCGCCGTCGCCGCGCACGACGGGCGGCTGCTGCTCGTCGAGCGGGAGACCGGTGAGGTCCGCGAGGTCGACAGCAGCCCCGACGGCGAGGTGTCCGACCTGGTCTTCTCGCCCGACTCGGCATGGCTGGCCTGGTCGCACCCAGGGCCGCGCCCGCTCAGCCAGCTCAAGCTCGCCAACGTCACCGACCTGTCGGTCACCGAGGCGACCCCGCTGCGCTTCCGGGACTACGCGCCCGCCTTCACCCTCGACGGCAAGCACCTCGCGTTCCTCTCCACGCGCGCCTTCGACCCGGTCTACGACGAGCACGTCTTCGACCTCTCCTTCGTGGCCGGGGCCCGCCCGCACCTCATCACCCTCGCGGCGACGACCCCGTCCCCCTTCGGTCCGCAGCGGCACGGCAGGCCCTTCGAGGCCCCCGACAAGGACGAGACGCCCGACAGCGAGGGCACCCCGACCACCCGTATCGACCTCGAGGGCCTCGCCGACCGGATAGTCCCCTTCCCGGTCGAGGCCGGCCGGTACTCCGGGCTTGCCGCGGCGAAGGACGGTGTGCTGTGGCTGCGGCACCCCGTGCGCGGTGTCCTCGGCGCCTCCCGCGCCACCCCGGACGACCCCGACCCGCACACCGAACTGGAGCGCTACGACCTCGCCCAGCAGCGCATCGAGCACCTCGCCGCCGACGCCGACGGCTTCGAGGTCAGCGGCGACGGCAAGCGGCTGCTGCTGTGGACCGACGGCAAGCTCAAGGTCGTCCCCAGCGACCGCCGCGCCTCAGGCGACGAGGACAGCGACAGCAACATCACCGTCGACCTCGGCCGGGTCCGCCGCAGCGTCGATCCGGCCGCCGAGTGGCGGCAGATGTACGACGAGACCGGCCGGATCATGCGGGACAACTTCTGGCGGCCCGATCTGGGCGGAGTCGACTGGGACGGCGTCCTCGACCGCTACCGGCCCGTGCTGGAACGGCTCGCCACCCACGACGACCTCGTCGACCTGCTGTGGGAGGTGCACGGCGAACTCGGCACCTCGCACGCCTACGTCATGCCGCGCGGCGGCCACGGCGGCGGCGCCCGGCAGGGCCTGCTGGGCGCCGACATCTCCCGCCATGAGGACGGCAGTTGGCGCATCGACCGGGTCCTGCCCTCGGAGACCTCCGACCCCGACGCGCGCTCCCCGCTCGCCGCGCCCGGCGTCGCGGTGCGGGCCGGTGACGCCGTCGTCGCCGTCGGCGGGCAGCCGGTGGACCCGGTCACCGGGCCCGGACCGCTGCTCGTCGGCACCGCGGGCAAGGTCGTCGAGCTGACCATCTCGCCGTCCGGCGGGGGCGAGCCGCGGCATGCCGTCGTCGTCCCCGTCGCGGACGAGGAGGCGCTGCGCTACCACGCGTGGGTCGCGGACCGGCGGGCGTATGTGCACGAGGCCTCCGGCGGGCGGCTGGGGTATCTGCACGTGCCCGACATGCAGGCGCCCGGGTGGGCCCAGATCCACCGTGACCTGCGGATCGAGGTCGCGCGGGAGGGGCTGATCGTGGACGTCCGGGAGAACCGGGGCGGGCACACCTCCCAGCTGGTCGTCGAAAAGCTCGCCCGGCGCATCGTCGGCTGGGACCTGCCGCGCGGGATGCGGGCGTCCAGCTATCCGGAGGACGCGCCCCGGGGGCCCGTCGTCGCCGTCGCCAACGAGTTCTCCGGGTCCGACGGGGACATCGTCAACGCGGCGATCAAGGCGCTCGGGATCGGGCCGGTGGTGGGCACGCGCACGTGGGGCGGGACGATCGGGATCGACAGCCGGTACCGGTTGGTCGACGGGACGCTCGTCACGCAGCCCAAGTACGCGTTCTGGCTGGAGGGGTACGAGTGGGGCGTGGAGAACCACGGTGTCGATCCCGACGTCGAGGTGGTCTGTGCTCCTCAGGACTACGCGGCCGGGCGGGATGTCCAGCTGGACGAGGCGGTCTCGCTGGCGCTGGCCGCACTTGAGGAGACCCCGGCGAAGGCGCCTCCGCTGCTGCCCGGGTCATAG
- a CDS encoding VOC family protein, whose amino-acid sequence MEFVQVRLLVTDFAVCYRFYADVLGLKPQSGAERGPYEKFSPATGSTGIAIQDRAMMAEVLGELGDTANGHRSLVALRVDDLDAMCARITARGATLIHGPAPMGDRMRVAHLKDPEGNLVELQEWLLLRG is encoded by the coding sequence GTGGAATTCGTCCAGGTAAGGCTGCTGGTCACCGACTTCGCGGTCTGCTACCGCTTCTACGCCGACGTCCTCGGCCTCAAGCCGCAGTCGGGGGCGGAGCGGGGACCGTACGAGAAGTTCTCTCCCGCCACCGGTTCGACGGGGATAGCCATCCAGGACCGGGCGATGATGGCGGAGGTGCTCGGTGAACTGGGCGACACGGCGAACGGTCACCGCTCCCTGGTGGCGCTGCGCGTCGACGACCTGGACGCCATGTGCGCGCGGATCACCGCCCGCGGCGCCACTCTGATCCACGGCCCCGCCCCGATGGGCGACCGGATGCGCGTGGCCCACCTCAAGGACCCGGAGGGCAATCTGGTGGAACTTCAGGAGTGGCTGCTGCTGCGCGGCTGA
- a CDS encoding 16S rRNA (uracil(1498)-N(3))-methyltransferase translates to MTAPVFVVDELPASRCAFVLDGPEGRHAVSVKRLRTGEEVVLTDGAGRWARGEVVAVEGKDRLVVSLGEVIEEPAEAPRITVVQALPKGDRGELAVETMTETGVDAIVPWAAARCITQWKGERGAKALAKWRATAREAGKQSRRVRFPEVADASTSRQVAEVLARADFAAVLHEDRDYGSEPLATAALPTTGEIVLVVGPEGGVSPDELALFAEAGAKAYRLGRSVLRTSTAGTAAASLILGRTGRWS, encoded by the coding sequence GTGACGGCGCCCGTCTTCGTCGTCGACGAACTCCCGGCCTCCCGGTGCGCGTTCGTGCTGGACGGCCCCGAGGGCCGGCATGCCGTCTCCGTGAAGCGGCTGCGGACCGGCGAGGAGGTCGTCCTCACCGACGGCGCCGGACGCTGGGCGCGGGGCGAGGTCGTCGCCGTCGAGGGCAAGGACCGGCTGGTGGTGAGCCTGGGAGAGGTGATCGAGGAGCCCGCCGAGGCGCCCCGGATCACCGTCGTCCAGGCGCTGCCGAAGGGCGACCGGGGCGAGCTGGCCGTCGAGACGATGACCGAGACCGGCGTCGACGCGATCGTGCCGTGGGCGGCCGCGCGCTGCATCACCCAGTGGAAGGGCGAGCGCGGCGCGAAGGCGCTCGCCAAGTGGCGGGCCACCGCCCGTGAGGCCGGCAAGCAGTCCCGTCGGGTCCGCTTCCCCGAGGTCGCCGACGCGTCGACGTCCCGGCAGGTGGCGGAGGTTCTCGCCCGCGCGGACTTCGCCGCCGTCCTGCACGAGGACCGTGACTACGGCAGCGAGCCCCTGGCCACCGCCGCACTGCCCACCACGGGCGAGATCGTGCTCGTCGTGGGCCCCGAAGGGGGCGTCTCGCCGGACGAGTTGGCGCTCTTCGCGGAGGCGGGCGCGAAGGCGTACCGGCTCGGGCGGAGCGTCCTGCGCACCTCGACCGCCGGCACGGCGGCCGCGTCCCTGATCCTGGGCAGGACCGGTCGCTGGTCCTGA
- a CDS encoding nitronate monooxygenase, with protein MSSALTDLFPYPIVQAPMAGGVSVPRLVAAVCEAGGLGFLAAGYKTADGLYQEIKQLRSLTSRPFGVNLFMPQPEYAETGAVEVYAHQLAGEAAWYETELGDPDSGRDDGYDAKLAVLLDNPVAVVSFHFGIPSAEVLDSLRRAGTFTLVTATTAAEARAVERAGAAAVIVQGVEAGGHQGTHRDNPENDRSGIGLLALIAQVRESVNLPIVAAGGLMRGSQIAAALAAGADAAQLGTAFLVTPESGAHAVHKQALTNPLFVRTELTRAFSGRPARGLVNRFLREHGPYAPAAYPEVHHLTSPLRKAAAKAGDAQGMALWAGQGHRLARELPAGQLVEVLVSEIAEARTALSDFQAREGGAS; from the coding sequence ATGTCCTCCGCACTGACCGATCTCTTCCCGTATCCGATCGTGCAGGCCCCCATGGCGGGCGGTGTCTCCGTCCCGCGGCTCGTGGCCGCCGTGTGCGAGGCGGGCGGGCTCGGGTTCCTGGCCGCCGGGTACAAGACGGCCGACGGCCTGTACCAGGAGATCAAGCAGCTGCGGAGCCTCACCTCCCGCCCCTTCGGCGTGAACCTCTTCATGCCGCAGCCCGAGTATGCGGAGACGGGCGCCGTCGAGGTCTACGCCCACCAGCTGGCCGGTGAGGCCGCCTGGTACGAGACCGAGCTGGGCGACCCGGACAGCGGCCGCGACGACGGCTACGACGCCAAGCTCGCGGTGCTGCTGGACAACCCGGTGGCGGTGGTCTCGTTCCACTTCGGCATCCCGAGCGCCGAGGTGCTGGACTCCCTGCGGCGCGCGGGAACGTTCACCCTGGTCACGGCGACCACCGCCGCGGAGGCCCGCGCGGTGGAACGGGCCGGCGCGGCCGCGGTGATCGTGCAGGGTGTGGAGGCCGGCGGCCACCAGGGCACCCACAGGGACAACCCGGAGAACGACCGCTCCGGCATCGGGCTGCTCGCGCTGATCGCCCAGGTCCGCGAGTCCGTGAACCTGCCGATCGTCGCCGCGGGCGGGCTCATGCGCGGCAGCCAGATCGCCGCGGCCCTCGCGGCCGGTGCCGACGCCGCCCAGCTGGGGACCGCGTTCCTCGTCACACCCGAGTCCGGCGCGCACGCCGTGCACAAGCAGGCGCTGACCAACCCCCTCTTCGTACGCACCGAGCTGACCCGTGCCTTCTCCGGCCGCCCGGCCCGCGGCCTGGTCAACCGCTTCCTGCGCGAGCACGGCCCGTACGCGCCCGCCGCCTACCCGGAGGTCCACCACCTCACCTCGCCGCTGCGCAAGGCGGCCGCCAAGGCGGGCGACGCGCAGGGCATGGCGCTGTGGGCGGGACAGGGACACCGGCTGGCCCGCGAGCTGCCCGCCGGGCAGCTGGTGGAGGTCCTGGTGTCCGAAATCGCCGAGGCGCGGACAGCGTTGTCGGATTTCCAGGCCCGTGAGGGCGGTGCCTCGTGA
- the dnaJ gene encoding molecular chaperone DnaJ, with translation MATDYYAVLGVRRDASQEEIKKAFRRLARELHPDVNPDPKTQERFKEINAAYEVLSDPQKKQVYDLGGDPLSQSGGGGAGGFGAGGFGNFSDIMDAFFGTASQRGPRSRTRRGQDAMIRLEIDLEEAAFGTTKDLQVDTAIVCTTCSGEGAAPGTSAQTCDMCRGRGEVSQVTRSFLGQVMTSRPCPQCQGFGTVVPTPCPECAGDGRVRSRRTLTVKIPAGVDNGTRIQLAGEGEVGPGGGPAGDLYVEIHELPHAQFQRRGDDLHCTVTLPMTAAALGTKVPLETLDGLEEVDIRPGTQSGQSIPLHGRGVTHLRGGGRGDLIVHVEVQTPSKLDPEQERVLRELAKLRGEERPTGQFQPGQQGLFSRLKDAFNGR, from the coding sequence GTGGCCACGGACTACTACGCCGTTCTCGGCGTGCGCCGTGATGCGTCGCAGGAAGAGATCAAGAAGGCCTTCCGGCGGCTCGCGCGCGAGCTGCACCCGGACGTCAACCCGGACCCGAAGACCCAGGAACGGTTCAAGGAGATCAACGCCGCCTACGAGGTGTTGTCGGACCCGCAGAAGAAGCAGGTCTACGACCTCGGCGGCGACCCGCTGTCGCAGTCGGGCGGCGGAGGCGCGGGCGGCTTCGGCGCGGGCGGCTTCGGGAACTTCTCGGACATCATGGACGCGTTCTTCGGTACGGCGTCGCAGCGCGGTCCGCGCTCGCGCACCCGGCGCGGCCAGGACGCGATGATCCGGCTGGAGATCGACCTCGAGGAGGCGGCCTTCGGCACGACCAAGGACCTCCAGGTCGACACGGCGATCGTCTGCACGACGTGCAGTGGCGAGGGCGCGGCCCCCGGCACCAGCGCGCAGACGTGTGACATGTGCCGCGGCCGCGGCGAGGTGTCGCAGGTGACGCGGTCCTTCCTCGGGCAGGTCATGACCTCGCGGCCGTGTCCGCAGTGCCAGGGCTTCGGCACCGTCGTGCCGACCCCGTGCCCGGAGTGCGCGGGCGACGGGCGCGTGCGCTCGCGCCGCACCCTGACGGTGAAGATCCCGGCCGGTGTCGACAACGGCACCCGGATCCAGCTCGCGGGCGAGGGCGAGGTCGGCCCCGGCGGCGGCCCCGCCGGTGACCTGTACGTCGAGATCCACGAGCTGCCGCACGCGCAGTTCCAGCGGCGCGGCGACGACCTGCACTGCACGGTGACGCTGCCGATGACGGCGGCGGCGCTCGGCACCAAGGTGCCGCTGGAGACGCTGGACGGGCTGGAGGAGGTCGACATCCGGCCCGGTACCCAGTCCGGCCAGTCGATCCCGTTGCACGGCCGGGGTGTCACGCATCTGCGGGGCGGGGGGCGTGGTGACCTCATCGTGCATGTCGAGGTGCAGACGCCGAGCAAGCTCGACCCCGAGCAGGAGCGGGTGCTGCGCGAGCTGGCCAAGCTGCGGGGTGAGGAGCGGCCCACCGGGCAGTTCCAGCCCGGGCAGCAGGGGTTGTTCTCCCGGCTGAAGGACGCGTTCAACGGGCGGTGA
- the hrcA gene encoding heat-inducible transcriptional repressor HrcA, translating into MLSERRLQVLRAIVQDYVGTEEPVGSKALTERHSLGVSPATVRNDMAALEDEGYIAQPHTSAGRIPTDKGYRLFVDKLAGVKPMTGPERRAIQNFLDGAVDLDDVVARTVRLLAQLTRQVAVVQYPSLTRSTVRHVELLSLAPARLMLVLITDTGRVEQRMVDCPAPFGEASLADLRARLNSRVAGRRFADVPHLVEDLPDAFETEDRGTVTTVLSTLLETLVEENEERLMIGGTANLTRFGHDFPLTIRPVLEALEEQVVLLKLLGEAGDSGMTVRIGHENAYEGLNSTSVVSVGYGSGGEAVAKLGVVGPTRMDYPGTMGAVRAVARYVGQILAES; encoded by the coding sequence ATGCTGAGTGAACGCAGGCTCCAGGTGCTGCGCGCCATCGTCCAGGACTACGTCGGCACCGAGGAACCCGTGGGGTCGAAGGCGCTCACCGAGCGGCACAGCCTCGGCGTGTCCCCGGCGACGGTCCGCAACGACATGGCCGCCCTGGAGGACGAGGGGTACATCGCCCAGCCGCACACCAGTGCGGGGCGGATCCCCACGGACAAGGGCTACCGGCTGTTCGTCGACAAGCTGGCCGGCGTCAAGCCGATGACCGGTCCCGAGCGGCGGGCCATCCAGAACTTCCTCGACGGCGCCGTCGACCTCGACGACGTCGTGGCCAGGACCGTACGGCTGCTCGCGCAGCTCACCCGGCAGGTCGCCGTGGTGCAGTACCCCTCGCTGACCCGCTCGACCGTGCGGCACGTGGAGCTTCTCTCGCTCGCGCCCGCACGCCTGATGCTCGTGCTGATCACGGACACCGGGCGGGTCGAGCAGCGGATGGTGGACTGCCCGGCACCCTTCGGGGAGGCCTCGCTGGCGGATCTACGCGCGCGGCTCAACAGCCGGGTCGCGGGCCGTCGGTTCGCGGACGTGCCGCATCTGGTGGAGGATCTGCCGGATGCTTTCGAGACCGAGGACCGCGGCACGGTCACGACGGTGCTCTCCACTCTGCTGGAGACGCTCGTCGAGGAGAACGAGGAGCGGCTGATGATCGGCGGTACCGCCAATCTCACCCGCTTCGGACATGACTTTCCCCTCACCATCCGGCCCGTCCTGGAGGCACTGGAGGAGCAGGTCGTGCTCCTCAAGCTCCTTGGCGAGGCGGGGGATTCGGGCATGACCGTACGCATCGGTCACGAGAACGCCTATGAGGGACTCAACTCCACTTCGGTGGTGTCGGTCGGCTACGGTTCGGGCGGCGAGGCAGTCGCCAAGCTGGGCGTGGTCGGACCGACCCGCATGGATTACCCGGGAACGATGGGAGCGGTACGAGCGGTGGCACGGTACGTCGGACAGATCCTGGCGGAGTCGTAA
- a CDS encoding MBL fold metallo-hydrolase, with protein MTVTWEELGWERVAAGVGRVRLPGWDCTAGLVVGTGAVLMIDAGSSLAEGVRLRTWAEELTGSRVTHLALTHPHFDHVFGAAAFAGAEVFGAVGVDTVPAEELRADAVRNGLDGTAATEAADTLVRPRHLVSGEWTLDLGGGRQVLLANVGPAHTAHDLAVLVPGRPETVFCGDLVEESGEPQAGPDAVPSHWPAALDRLLELGGEDALYVPGHGAVVDAAFVRAQRDALAARFGVSR; from the coding sequence ATGACGGTGACTTGGGAAGAGCTCGGGTGGGAGCGGGTCGCGGCCGGGGTGGGACGCGTACGGCTGCCGGGCTGGGACTGCACGGCGGGGCTGGTCGTCGGGACGGGCGCGGTACTGATGATCGACGCGGGGTCGAGCCTGGCCGAGGGGGTGCGGCTGCGGACGTGGGCCGAGGAACTCACCGGCTCGCGTGTGACCCATCTCGCGCTCACCCACCCCCACTTCGACCATGTGTTCGGGGCGGCGGCGTTCGCGGGCGCGGAGGTCTTCGGGGCGGTGGGCGTGGACACCGTGCCGGCCGAGGAACTGCGGGCGGACGCGGTGCGCAACGGTCTCGACGGGACGGCGGCGACGGAGGCCGCGGACACGCTCGTCCGGCCCCGGCACCTCGTCTCCGGTGAGTGGACCCTCGACCTGGGCGGCGGCCGGCAGGTCCTGCTGGCGAACGTCGGCCCCGCTCACACCGCCCACGACCTGGCGGTCCTGGTCCCCGGCAGGCCCGAGACGGTGTTCTGCGGCGACCTCGTCGAGGAGTCCGGCGAGCCGCAGGCCGGCCCCGACGCCGTACCGTCCCACTGGCCCGCCGCCCTCGACCGCCTCCTCGAACTCGGCGGCGAGGACGCGCTGTACGTGCCCGGTCACGGGGCGGTGGTGGACGCGGCGTTCGTCCGGGCGCAACGGGACGCGCTGGCGGCCCGTTTCGGCGTGTCGCGCTGA
- a CDS encoding DUF3097 domain-containing protein: MRQYSADLTPPWKRPKPVPEVPAEAGLVVEEPGTGFCGAVIRCEAGTVTLEDRYGKHRVFPLEPRGFLLEGRVVTLVRPASGGPVRPTRTASGSVAVPGARARVARAGRIYVEGRHDAELVEKVWGDDLRVEGVVVEYLEGVDGLPAIVAEFAPGPDAKLGVLVDHLVPGTKEWRIARSVTSEHALVVGHPYIDIWEAVKPSSVGIEAWPRVPHGQDWKTGVCRALGWPENTGAVWQAILKRVGSYKDLEPELLGRVEELIDFVTTP; this comes from the coding sequence ATGCGCCAGTACTCCGCCGACCTGACCCCTCCCTGGAAGCGGCCGAAACCGGTCCCCGAGGTCCCGGCGGAGGCCGGGCTGGTGGTGGAGGAGCCCGGCACCGGGTTCTGCGGGGCGGTGATCCGCTGCGAGGCGGGCACGGTGACCCTGGAGGACCGCTACGGCAAGCACCGCGTGTTCCCGCTGGAGCCGCGCGGCTTCCTGCTGGAGGGCAGGGTCGTGACCCTCGTACGGCCTGCGTCCGGCGGTCCCGTACGTCCCACCCGTACCGCCTCCGGTTCGGTCGCCGTCCCCGGGGCGCGCGCGCGTGTGGCCCGCGCCGGCCGCATCTACGTCGAGGGCCGGCACGACGCCGAGCTGGTCGAGAAGGTGTGGGGCGACGATCTGCGCGTCGAGGGCGTGGTCGTGGAGTACCTGGAGGGCGTGGACGGCCTGCCGGCGATCGTCGCCGAGTTCGCGCCGGGACCCGACGCGAAGCTGGGCGTCCTGGTGGACCACCTCGTCCCCGGCACGAAGGAGTGGCGCATCGCCCGGTCGGTCACGAGCGAGCACGCCCTGGTCGTCGGCCACCCGTACATCGACATCTGGGAGGCCGTGAAGCCGTCGTCCGTCGGGATCGAGGCCTGGCCCCGGGTACCGCACGGCCAGGACTGGAAGACGGGCGTGTGCCGGGCCCTGGGCTGGCCGGAGAACACCGGGGCGGTCTGGCAGGCGATCCTGAAGCGGGTGGGCTCCTACAAGGACCTCGAACCGGAGCTGCTGGGGCGGGTCGAGGAACTGATCGACTTCGTGACGACGCCCTGA